From one Streptomyces sp. NBC_01478 genomic stretch:
- a CDS encoding lysophospholipid acyltransferase family protein has product MADAKVIPFDDDRSRANGVQRPQRRRSTGSRRKNGEPALVREVQPLPGRDFAQDDVPVTREEREPEQTPDEDIQQVLGGLERRVAHGLSFLRRRLTGDYDVDDFGYDEELTDEVLMPALRPLYEKYFRVEVKGIENIPAEGGALIVANHSGTLPLDGVMMQIAVHDNHPAGRHLRLLAADLVFMLPVVNELARKAGHTLACAEDAERLLGRGELVGVMPEGFKGIGKPFSERYKLQRFGRGGFVSTALRKGAPIIPCSIVGAEEIYPMIGNSKTLARVLGFPYFPITPTFPWLGPLGAIPLPTKWTIQFGEPIPTDGYPPEAAEDPMLMFNLTDQVREQIQHTLYKLLVQRRSVFF; this is encoded by the coding sequence ATGGCGGATGCCAAGGTCATTCCGTTCGACGACGACCGGTCCCGCGCGAACGGCGTGCAGCGGCCGCAGCGGCGCCGGAGCACGGGGAGCCGGCGCAAGAACGGCGAGCCCGCGCTGGTCCGTGAGGTCCAGCCCCTGCCGGGCCGGGACTTCGCGCAGGATGATGTTCCTGTGACGCGTGAGGAACGAGAGCCGGAGCAGACTCCGGACGAGGACATCCAGCAGGTGCTGGGGGGCCTGGAGCGCCGGGTCGCCCACGGCCTGTCCTTCCTGCGCCGCCGGCTCACCGGGGACTACGACGTCGACGACTTCGGCTACGACGAGGAGCTCACCGACGAGGTCCTGATGCCGGCGCTGCGCCCGCTGTACGAGAAGTACTTCCGGGTCGAGGTCAAGGGCATCGAGAACATCCCGGCGGAGGGCGGCGCGCTGATCGTCGCCAACCACTCCGGGACGCTGCCGCTGGACGGCGTGATGATGCAGATCGCCGTGCACGACAACCACCCCGCGGGCCGGCACCTCCGCCTCCTCGCGGCGGACCTCGTCTTCATGCTGCCGGTGGTCAACGAGCTGGCCCGCAAGGCCGGTCATACGCTGGCCTGCGCGGAGGACGCCGAACGGCTGCTGGGCCGGGGCGAGTTGGTCGGTGTGATGCCGGAGGGCTTCAAGGGCATCGGCAAGCCGTTCAGTGAGCGCTACAAGCTCCAGCGCTTCGGCCGCGGCGGCTTCGTCTCCACGGCCCTGCGCAAGGGCGCGCCGATCATCCCGTGCTCGATCGTGGGCGCGGAGGAGATCTACCCGATGATCGGCAACTCCAAGACGCTGGCCCGGGTCCTGGGCTTCCCGTACTTCCCGATCACGCCCACGTTCCCGTGGCTGGGCCCCCTCGGCGCGATCCCGCTCCCCACGAAGTGGACCATCCAGTTCGGCGAGCCGATCCCCACGGACGGCTACCCGCCGGAGGCGGCCGAGGACCCCATGCTGATGTTCAACCTCACGGACCAGGTGAGAGAACAGATCCAGCACACGCTGTACAAGCTGCTGGTGCAGCGACGCTCGGTCTTCTTCTGA
- a CDS encoding DUF5667 domain-containing protein encodes MIANVSAHRRANAFAQALEEEQSDQGTAAEQSEGPAPAPAAAEQTEQGRMLAFATGLGELPKPVLDPEVKVVQRAQLVAAFEAMLQGEAPEPSVPEQRSHRSRGTHRATGLGKLRPRSRLTKGLAAGGLSVGVAAGAFGGVAAASSGALPGDSLYGLKRGIEDFKLNYLSDGDDQRGVAYLDQASNRLSEARRLIERDRSGHLDHEQLGEIRRTLSGMTHDASEGHRLLHEAYEQDPNSLGPIQALSAFSRSHREAWGALRDRLPVQLGDVSDQVSSVFDAIDEEVAPLQSLLPQPPAKTSGGGTGKHRAPGTTSTGGSTGTHRSTTPSTTDGSAETGRSSAPSEAATTGDGLLGGNTGGLLDPPKSSGTASPSTTKPSLTEPDVTLPPLLPGLLPGLGIDGEDANQ; translated from the coding sequence GTGATCGCGAACGTATCGGCGCACCGGCGGGCGAACGCCTTCGCCCAGGCCCTGGAAGAGGAGCAGTCCGACCAGGGCACGGCGGCCGAGCAGTCCGAAGGACCGGCCCCGGCCCCGGCTGCTGCGGAACAGACCGAGCAGGGCCGCATGCTGGCCTTCGCCACCGGTCTCGGCGAGCTGCCCAAACCCGTGCTGGACCCCGAGGTCAAGGTGGTCCAGCGGGCCCAGTTGGTCGCCGCGTTCGAGGCCATGCTGCAAGGCGAGGCACCCGAACCCTCGGTACCGGAGCAGCGCTCCCACCGGTCCCGGGGTACGCACCGGGCCACCGGTCTGGGCAAGCTGCGACCGCGGTCCCGGCTCACCAAGGGCCTCGCGGCCGGCGGACTGAGCGTCGGGGTCGCCGCGGGTGCCTTCGGCGGAGTGGCCGCGGCGAGCTCGGGCGCCCTGCCCGGTGACTCGCTCTACGGCCTGAAGCGCGGCATCGAGGACTTCAAGCTCAACTACCTGTCCGACGGCGACGACCAGCGCGGTGTGGCCTACCTCGACCAGGCGTCCAACCGCCTGAGCGAGGCACGCCGGCTGATCGAGCGGGACCGAAGCGGCCACCTCGACCACGAGCAGCTCGGCGAGATCCGCCGCACGCTGTCCGGGATGACGCACGACGCGTCCGAGGGTCATCGTCTGCTGCACGAGGCGTACGAGCAGGACCCGAACTCGCTGGGCCCCATCCAGGCCCTCTCCGCGTTCTCCCGCTCGCACCGCGAGGCCTGGGGCGCCCTGCGCGACCGCCTCCCCGTCCAGCTCGGCGACGTCAGCGACCAGGTCTCCTCGGTCTTCGACGCCATAGACGAAGAGGTCGCCCCGCTCCAGTCGCTGCTGCCCCAGCCCCCGGCGAAGACCAGCGGCGGTGGAACAGGCAAACACCGCGCTCCCGGTACGACGTCCACGGGCGGCTCCACCGGCACGCACCGCTCGACGACACCGAGCACGACGGACGGCTCCGCGGAGACCGGCCGCTCCAGCGCCCCCAGCGAGGCCGCCACCACCGGCGACGGCCTCCTCGGCGGCAACACGGGCGGCCTCCTGGACCCCCCGAAGTCCTCCGGCACGGCGTCCCCGTCCACGACCAAGCCGTCCCTCACCGAACCGGACGTCACGCTGCCGCCGCTGCTGCCGGGCTTGCTGCCGGGTCTGGGCATCGACGGCGAGGACGCGAACCAGTAG